One stretch of Streptomyces peucetius DNA includes these proteins:
- a CDS encoding CGNR zinc finger domain-containing protein — protein sequence MELAYYSDYAVRLVNTEEPARNKDSLTSVESVRELFGESTQAARRVGDSDVTRFRSVRGRLRAVFAAADAGEETQAVDLLNSLLLEFPVSPQISGHDYRDEDGRPKWHMHLADHPSNATAGYAAIAAMGLAFHLTEYGVDRLGLCEAAPCRNAYLDTSTNRSRRYCSDRCATRANVAAYRARKRLESERSASTGRTAETSQIRTPSTDR from the coding sequence GTGGAACTGGCCTATTACTCGGACTACGCCGTGCGCCTGGTCAACACCGAGGAGCCGGCTCGCAACAAGGACTCCCTCACCTCGGTCGAGTCGGTCCGCGAGCTCTTCGGCGAGTCGACCCAGGCCGCACGCCGCGTCGGCGACTCGGACGTCACCCGCTTCCGCTCCGTACGCGGCCGGCTGCGCGCGGTCTTCGCCGCGGCGGACGCGGGCGAGGAGACCCAGGCCGTCGACCTGCTGAACTCGCTCCTGCTGGAGTTCCCCGTCAGCCCGCAGATCTCCGGGCACGACTACCGCGACGAGGACGGCCGCCCCAAGTGGCACATGCACCTCGCCGACCACCCCTCCAACGCGACGGCGGGATACGCCGCGATCGCCGCGATGGGGCTCGCCTTCCACCTCACCGAGTACGGCGTCGACCGTCTCGGTCTGTGCGAGGCCGCCCCCTGCCGCAACGCCTACCTCGACACGTCGACCAACCGCTCCCGCCGCTACTGCTCCGACCGCTGCGCCACCCGCGCCAACGTCGCCGCCTACCGCGCCCGCAAGCGCCTGGAGAGCGAGCGGTCGGCGAGCACGGGACGCACCGCCGAAACCAGCCAGATCAGGACACCGAGTACGGACCGCTGA
- a CDS encoding class I SAM-dependent methyltransferase, which produces MPDREERFRVMLDMLEATVGPEPRVLDLACGTGSITDRLLRRFPKATSTGVDLDPALLTIARGYFAGDERATFVTADLKDPDWTAALPHTTYDAVLTATALHWLHSGPLATLYGQVAALVRDGGVFMNADHMKDGSTPRINAAERAHRHEGMERARTAGALDWADWWALAAKDPMLAEPTAERFRIYGEHADGDTPSARWHAETLCAAGFDEARAVWASPSDALVLALK; this is translated from the coding sequence ATGCCCGACCGCGAGGAGCGGTTCAGGGTGATGCTGGACATGCTCGAGGCGACGGTCGGCCCCGAGCCGAGGGTGCTGGACCTCGCGTGCGGTACGGGAAGTATCACGGACCGGCTCCTGAGGCGGTTCCCGAAGGCGACCAGCACCGGGGTGGACCTCGATCCCGCGCTGTTGACCATTGCCCGGGGCTACTTCGCCGGGGACGAGCGCGCCACCTTCGTCACCGCCGACCTCAAGGACCCGGACTGGACGGCGGCCCTGCCGCACACCACGTACGACGCGGTGCTCACCGCCACCGCCCTGCACTGGTTGCACAGCGGACCGCTGGCCACCCTCTACGGGCAGGTCGCCGCGCTCGTGCGCGACGGCGGCGTCTTCATGAACGCCGACCACATGAAGGACGGATCCACGCCCCGCATCAATGCCGCCGAGCGCGCGCACCGGCACGAGGGCATGGAGCGGGCCAGGACGGCCGGCGCCCTCGACTGGGCGGACTGGTGGGCGCTCGCCGCCAAGGACCCGATGCTCGCGGAGCCCACCGCGGAACGGTTCCGCATCTACGGCGAGCACGCCGACGGCGACACCCCTTCCGCACGGTGGCACGCCGAGACGCTGTGCGCGGCCGGCTTCGACGAGGCCCGCGCGGTGTGGGCGTCGCCGAGCGACGCGCTGGTACTGGCGCTGAAGTAG
- a CDS encoding amino acid ABC transporter ATP-binding protein — translation MKSQTAQPMVKAENVHKSFGHVKVLKGIDLEVAHREVFCLVGPSGSGKSTFLRCINHLEQINGGRLSVDGQLVGYREKGDKLYELKEKEVAAQRRDIGMVFQRFNLFPHMTALANVMEAPVQVKGESKAVARERALRLLDRVGLADKAGNYPTQLSGGQQQRVAIARALAMEPKLMLFDEPTSALDPELVGEVLDVMRGLAEDGMTMIVVTHEMGFAREVGDALVFMDDGVVVEAGHPRDVLGNPQHERTKSFLSKVL, via the coding sequence ATGAAGTCCCAGACGGCGCAGCCGATGGTGAAGGCCGAGAACGTCCACAAGTCGTTCGGCCATGTGAAGGTGCTCAAGGGCATCGACCTCGAGGTCGCGCACCGCGAGGTGTTCTGCCTGGTCGGCCCGTCGGGTTCCGGCAAGTCGACCTTCCTGCGGTGCATCAACCACCTGGAGCAGATCAACGGCGGCCGCCTCTCGGTCGACGGGCAGCTGGTGGGCTACCGCGAGAAGGGCGACAAGCTCTACGAGCTGAAGGAGAAGGAGGTCGCGGCGCAGCGCAGAGACATCGGCATGGTCTTCCAGCGCTTCAACCTCTTCCCGCACATGACGGCTCTCGCGAACGTCATGGAGGCTCCGGTCCAGGTCAAGGGCGAGTCGAAGGCCGTCGCACGTGAGCGTGCGCTGCGGCTGCTGGACCGGGTGGGCCTGGCCGACAAGGCCGGGAACTACCCGACCCAGCTCTCCGGTGGCCAGCAGCAGCGTGTCGCCATCGCCCGTGCGCTGGCGATGGAGCCGAAGCTGATGCTCTTCGACGAGCCGACGTCGGCCCTCGACCCCGAGCTGGTGGGCGAGGTCCTGGACGTGATGCGCGGTCTCGCGGAGGACGGCATGACGATGATCGTCGTGACGCACGAGATGGGCTTCGCCCGTGAGGTCGGCGACGCGCTGGTCTTCATGGACGACGGCGTCGTCGTCGAGGCCGGCCACCCGCGTGACGTGCTCGGGAACCCGCAGCACGAGCGGACGAAGTCGTTCCTGTCGAAGGTGCTGTAG
- a CDS encoding amino acid ABC transporter permease yields the protein MTDPLDKAPADVPPDGGQGDSPRKDTAAHPGPIKAVPVRHYGRWIGAVVVLGLLALLVRAFADAQIQWSVVGEQITNGTFAWGAWETLKITVYSMVIGVVLGAILAVMRLSPNPVLSSVAWGYIWFFRGTPVLVQILLWFNLSLVFAYLDLGFIYKDEMNQVMTPFVAALLALGLNEAAYMAEICRAGIQSVDSGQTEAAHALGMKGGKTMRRIVLPQAMRVIIPPTGNEFINMLKTSSLAFAIGYGELFLRGREFGSRTLAIMEGYIVISLWYLALTTVFSIGQYYLERYYARGSSRSLPPTPLQRLRKQLSSFRVQSNVGGVKV from the coding sequence GTGACTGACCCCCTCGACAAGGCACCGGCCGACGTCCCACCGGACGGCGGCCAGGGCGACTCCCCCCGGAAGGACACCGCCGCCCATCCGGGACCGATCAAGGCGGTTCCCGTGCGCCACTACGGACGCTGGATCGGCGCCGTCGTGGTGCTCGGACTCCTGGCGCTGCTGGTGCGGGCGTTCGCGGACGCCCAGATCCAGTGGAGCGTGGTCGGTGAGCAGATCACCAACGGCACGTTCGCCTGGGGCGCCTGGGAGACCCTGAAGATCACCGTGTACTCGATGGTGATCGGTGTGGTCCTCGGCGCGATCCTCGCGGTGATGAGGCTCTCGCCGAACCCGGTGCTCTCCTCCGTGGCCTGGGGCTACATCTGGTTCTTCCGCGGCACTCCGGTGCTGGTGCAGATCCTGCTGTGGTTCAACCTCTCCCTGGTCTTCGCGTATCTCGACCTCGGTTTCATCTACAAGGACGAGATGAACCAGGTCATGACGCCGTTCGTGGCGGCGCTGCTGGCCCTCGGTCTGAACGAGGCCGCGTACATGGCCGAGATCTGCCGGGCCGGCATCCAGTCGGTCGACTCCGGTCAGACGGAGGCGGCGCACGCGCTCGGCATGAAGGGCGGCAAGACGATGCGCCGCATCGTGCTGCCGCAGGCCATGCGGGTGATCATTCCGCCCACCGGCAACGAGTTCATCAACATGCTCAAGACCTCCTCGCTGGCGTTCGCCATCGGTTACGGCGAGCTGTTCCTGCGCGGCCGTGAATTCGGCTCGCGGACGCTCGCCATCATGGAGGGCTACATCGTGATCTCGCTCTGGTACCTGGCGCTGACGACCGTGTTCAGCATCGGCCAGTACTACCTTGAGCGGTATTACGCCCGCGGTTCGAGCCGCTCGCTTCCCCCGACGCCGCTGCAGCGTCTGCGCAAGCAGCTGTCCTCGTTCCGTGTGCAGAGCAACGTCGGAGGCGTGAAGGTATGA
- a CDS encoding ABC transporter substrate-binding protein, producing MTASTTRRTTAVKARIAAVSAIAVAGAMLLTACGDQTDSGSKESETKGNASSAPLNDQLPQDIRDRGVIKVGSDIAYAPMEFMDENNKPAGVDIDIAKALGKVLGVEFQFENATFDQLVLGMNNGRTDIVMSSMTDTKERQQGATDDAKGGADFVNYFRAGSAILVQKGNPEKVTTLDDLCGLTVAAQRGTANETLLNETQKKCGSNKIKPFISDQDSDSITQLQTKRADAVITDFPVALYNELNAGGGKLFEVVGQQIDAAPYGIAVSKKNPELRDALKAAVQKIIDDGSYAEVLKEWKAESGAIEKATINAGK from the coding sequence ATGACCGCAAGCACCACGCGCCGTACGACCGCCGTCAAGGCCCGGATTGCGGCGGTCAGCGCCATCGCGGTCGCCGGCGCCATGCTGCTGACCGCCTGTGGCGACCAGACGGACAGCGGATCCAAGGAGTCGGAGACCAAGGGCAACGCGTCCAGCGCGCCGCTCAACGACCAGCTCCCGCAGGACATCCGCGACAGGGGCGTCATCAAGGTCGGGTCGGACATCGCGTACGCGCCGATGGAGTTCATGGACGAGAACAACAAGCCGGCCGGTGTCGACATCGACATCGCCAAGGCGCTGGGCAAGGTCCTCGGCGTCGAGTTCCAGTTCGAGAACGCCACGTTCGACCAGCTCGTGCTGGGCATGAACAACGGCCGCACCGACATCGTCATGTCCTCGATGACGGACACCAAGGAGCGCCAGCAGGGTGCGACCGACGACGCCAAGGGCGGCGCCGACTTCGTGAACTACTTCCGGGCAGGCTCCGCCATCCTCGTCCAGAAGGGCAACCCCGAGAAGGTCACCACGCTGGACGACCTGTGCGGTCTGACGGTCGCCGCCCAGCGCGGCACGGCGAACGAGACGCTGCTGAACGAGACGCAGAAGAAGTGCGGCTCCAACAAGATCAAGCCCTTCATCTCCGACCAGGACAGCGACTCGATCACGCAGCTCCAGACGAAGCGTGCCGACGCGGTGATCACCGACTTCCCGGTCGCCCTCTACAACGAGCTGAACGCCGGCGGCGGCAAGCTCTTCGAGGTCGTGGGCCAGCAGATCGACGCCGCGCCGTACGGCATCGCGGTCAGCAAGAAGAACCCGGAACTGCGCGACGCGCTCAAGGCCGCCGTCCAGAAGATCATCGACGACGGCTCGTACGCCGAGGTGCTCAAGGAGTGGAAGGCCGAGAGCGGCGCCATCGAGAAGGCCACGATCAACGCCGGCAAGTGA
- a CDS encoding NADP-dependent malic enzyme — MAAEIVNPHSDSADTESADEPFDPAFALHRGGKMAVQATVPVRNKDDLSLAYTPGVAKVCTAIAEKPELVHDYTWKSQVVAVVTDGTAVLGLGDIGPEASLPVMEGKAILFKQFGGVDAVPIALATTDADEIVETVVRLAPSFGGVNLEDISAPRCFEIERKLQERLDIPVFHDDQHGTAVVTLAALRNAAKLTGRTLGDLRGVISGAGAAGVAIAKFLLEAGLGDVAVADRKGIVSRDRDDLTPVKRELAELTNRAGLSGSLETALAGADVFIGVSGGTVPEAAVASMAPNAFVFAMANPNPEVHPDVAHKYAAVVATGRSDYPNQINNVLAFPGIFAGALQVRASRITEGMKIAAADALADVVGDALSADYVIPSPFDERVAPAVTAAVAAAARAEGVARR; from the coding sequence ATGGCAGCGGAGATCGTCAATCCTCACAGCGACAGCGCCGACACGGAGAGTGCCGACGAGCCCTTCGATCCGGCGTTCGCGCTGCACCGCGGCGGCAAGATGGCCGTCCAGGCCACCGTGCCGGTGCGGAACAAGGACGACCTGTCCCTCGCTTACACACCCGGTGTCGCCAAGGTGTGCACCGCCATCGCCGAGAAGCCCGAGCTCGTCCACGACTACACGTGGAAGTCGCAGGTCGTCGCCGTCGTGACCGACGGCACGGCAGTGCTCGGCCTCGGTGACATCGGACCGGAGGCGTCGCTCCCGGTCATGGAGGGGAAGGCGATCCTCTTCAAGCAGTTCGGCGGCGTGGACGCGGTCCCGATCGCCCTCGCGACGACCGACGCCGACGAGATCGTCGAGACCGTCGTGCGCCTCGCGCCGTCCTTCGGCGGAGTGAACCTCGAGGACATCTCGGCACCCCGGTGCTTCGAGATCGAGCGCAAGCTCCAGGAGCGCCTCGACATCCCCGTCTTCCACGACGACCAGCACGGCACCGCCGTCGTGACCCTCGCCGCCCTGCGCAACGCCGCGAAGCTGACCGGGCGCACGCTCGGCGACCTGCGCGGTGTCATCTCCGGTGCCGGCGCGGCCGGCGTGGCCATCGCCAAGTTCCTGCTGGAGGCCGGTCTCGGTGACGTGGCGGTCGCCGACCGCAAGGGCATCGTCAGCCGTGACCGCGACGATCTGACCCCGGTCAAGCGAGAGCTCGCCGAGCTCACCAACCGGGCGGGGCTTTCCGGCTCCCTGGAGACCGCGCTCGCCGGCGCCGACGTCTTCATCGGTGTCTCCGGCGGCACCGTGCCGGAGGCCGCCGTCGCGTCGATGGCGCCGAACGCGTTCGTCTTCGCCATGGCCAACCCGAACCCGGAGGTCCATCCCGACGTCGCGCACAAGTACGCGGCGGTCGTGGCCACGGGGCGCTCGGACTACCCCAACCAGATCAACAACGTCCTCGCCTTCCCGGGCATCTTCGCGGGTGCGCTCCAGGTGCGGGCCTCCCGCATCACCGAGGGCATGAAGATCGCGGCGGCGGACGCGCTGGCGGACGTCGTCGGCGACGCGCTCTCCGCGGACTACGTGATCCCCTCGCCCTTCGACGAGCGGGTCGCCCCGGCGGTCACCGCGGCGGTCGCCGCGGCGGCGCGGGCCGAGGGTGTCGCCCGGCGCTGA
- a CDS encoding phosphoesterase: MNLVVNGDAESGPGGSAEPVGRVTGWVVAQGAPALVGYDVGGGYPTAADPGPARRGSRFFSGGNSPRTALVQDVTLPATGQTGRGAVDAGRVRYTLTAHLGGYATQEDGARLSVEFRDAAGNPVALSVLGPVTAAERGGRTGLLERTASAAVPPGSRTARLLLVFTRSGGGTSNDGYADAMTLGLTTTGGRI; the protein is encoded by the coding sequence GTGAATCTGGTCGTCAACGGTGATGCGGAGAGCGGCCCGGGAGGGAGCGCCGAGCCGGTCGGCAGGGTGACCGGCTGGGTGGTCGCTCAGGGCGCTCCCGCACTGGTCGGGTACGACGTGGGCGGCGGCTATCCGACCGCCGCCGACCCCGGGCCGGCCCGCCGCGGATCGCGGTTCTTCAGCGGCGGCAACTCGCCCCGCACGGCCCTCGTACAGGACGTCACGCTCCCCGCGACCGGGCAGACCGGCCGGGGCGCCGTCGACGCCGGGCGGGTGCGGTACACGCTGACCGCCCATCTCGGCGGATACGCCACGCAGGAGGACGGAGCCCGGCTCTCCGTCGAGTTCCGGGACGCGGCGGGGAACCCGGTGGCGCTCAGTGTGCTCGGGCCCGTCACGGCCGCCGAACGCGGTGGGCGCACCGGGCTGCTGGAGCGGACGGCGTCCGCGGCCGTACCGCCCGGCTCCCGTACCGCACGTCTGCTGCTGGTGTTCACCCGCAGCGGCGGCGGGACCTCCAACGACGGCTACGCCGACGCGATGACGCTCGGCCTCACGACCACCGGGGGACGCATATGA
- a CDS encoding alkaline phosphatase D family protein — MTGLDRRTLLRAAAAAGALNVAWPLSAGLSPAQAREAAEALGADYDPAPFTLGVASGDPQPTSVLLWTRLAPEPLAAEQALPEVVEVEWTVALDRSLRRVVARGTTPASATLGHSVHVPVSGLRPGTRYWYAFKVLGRTSRVGRTRTAPAGRVAGVRFAAANCQAFHDGFYAAHLGIAREDVDFVVHLGDYIYEHGQVGGVPADHVRDHEGPAVFTVADYRRRHALYKGDASLRAAHAAHPWFLTWDDHEVANDYSGTGGGAPFMRRRAAAYQAWYEHMPHRDSSAFALPDPEIHRVRRWGDLLELTVLDLRSYRSAQNIEGGTILGAEQKSWLKEGIGRAPDSWHVWANSIMLSQLRGRPGGPYMFTDQWDGFLAERKEVLGHVHASGLEDLVVITGDWHSAFVDDIRTDFDDPSSPLVGTEFTAHSVTSGAYSADWNEANGPLMGAANPHLKYFEGNRYGYDVYEVTPERFSAHMRVIADRRDAASPVTTLTSFHVDRGSTGSYEDPATKDSPAQWRRE, encoded by the coding sequence ATGACCGGGCTCGACCGACGGACTCTGCTCAGGGCCGCCGCGGCCGCCGGTGCGCTGAACGTCGCCTGGCCGCTGAGCGCCGGGCTCAGCCCCGCGCAGGCGCGCGAGGCGGCGGAGGCACTCGGCGCCGACTACGATCCCGCGCCGTTCACGCTCGGCGTCGCCTCCGGCGACCCGCAGCCGACGAGCGTCCTGCTCTGGACCCGGCTCGCGCCCGAGCCGCTCGCCGCCGAACAGGCTCTGCCCGAGGTCGTCGAGGTCGAGTGGACCGTCGCCCTGGACCGGTCGCTGCGCCGTGTCGTGGCGCGCGGTACGACGCCGGCCTCCGCGACCCTCGGCCACAGCGTGCACGTGCCGGTCTCCGGGCTGCGGCCGGGCACCCGCTACTGGTACGCCTTCAAGGTGCTGGGCAGGACCAGCCGTGTCGGCCGTACCCGGACCGCGCCCGCCGGCCGGGTGGCCGGTGTGCGGTTCGCCGCCGCCAACTGCCAGGCCTTCCACGACGGTTTCTACGCCGCCCACCTCGGGATCGCCCGCGAGGACGTGGACTTCGTCGTCCATCTCGGCGACTACATCTACGAGCACGGCCAGGTCGGCGGCGTACCCGCCGACCATGTGCGCGACCACGAGGGCCCGGCCGTCTTCACCGTCGCCGACTACCGCCGCCGGCACGCGCTCTACAAGGGCGACGCGTCCCTGCGCGCCGCGCACGCCGCCCATCCGTGGTTCCTGACGTGGGACGACCACGAGGTGGCCAACGACTACTCGGGCACCGGCGGCGGCGCGCCGTTCATGCGGCGCCGGGCGGCCGCGTACCAGGCGTGGTACGAGCACATGCCCCACCGCGACAGCAGCGCCTTCGCGCTGCCCGACCCGGAGATCCACCGGGTCCGCCGCTGGGGCGACCTGCTGGAACTGACCGTTCTGGACCTGCGTTCGTACCGCTCCGCGCAGAACATCGAGGGCGGCACGATCCTCGGGGCCGAGCAGAAGTCCTGGCTCAAGGAGGGCATCGGCCGGGCGCCCGACTCCTGGCACGTCTGGGCCAACTCCATCATGCTCAGCCAGCTCCGCGGCAGGCCCGGCGGCCCGTACATGTTCACCGACCAGTGGGACGGCTTCCTCGCCGAGCGGAAGGAGGTGCTGGGCCATGTGCACGCGAGCGGCCTTGAGGACCTCGTCGTCATCACCGGCGACTGGCACTCCGCGTTCGTCGACGACATCAGGACCGACTTCGACGACCCGTCGTCCCCGCTGGTCGGTACGGAGTTCACGGCGCACTCGGTCACCTCGGGCGCGTACAGCGCGGACTGGAACGAGGCGAACGGACCGCTCATGGGCGCCGCCAACCCGCATCTGAAGTACTTCGAGGGCAACCGCTACGGCTACGACGTCTACGAGGTCACCCCGGAGCGCTTCAGCGCCCACATGCGGGTCATCGCCGACCGCCGGGACGCGGCGTCGCCCGTCACCACGCTCACGAGCTTCCACGTGGACCGCGGCAGCACCGGCTCGTACGAGGACCCGGCGACGAAGGACTCGCCCGCCCAGTGGCGGAGGGAGTAG
- a CDS encoding zinc-binding dehydrogenase, translating into MFAAYAARIDRDQPLNGLELGERPAPEARPGWTTVTVKAASLNHHDLWSLRGVGLAEDKLPMILGCDAAGVDEDGNEVVLHSVIGQSGHGVGPDEPRSILTERYQGTFAEQVAVPAWNVLPKPKELSFEQAACLPTAWLTAYRMLFTNAGVRPGDSVLVQGAGGGVATAAIVLGKAAGLRMFATSRDEAKRKRAVELGAQEAYEPGARLPRRVDAVIETVGAATWSHSVKSLRPGGTLVISGATSGDRPSHAELTRIFFLELKVVGSTMGSKDELEDLLSFCAATGVRPVIDEVLPLDRAREGFEKIASGDLFGKIVLTNC; encoded by the coding sequence ATGTTCGCCGCCTACGCCGCCCGTATCGACCGTGACCAGCCGCTCAACGGCCTCGAACTGGGCGAACGCCCGGCGCCGGAGGCACGACCGGGCTGGACGACCGTCACCGTCAAAGCCGCCTCGCTCAACCACCACGACCTCTGGTCGCTGCGCGGTGTCGGTCTCGCCGAGGACAAGCTGCCGATGATCCTCGGCTGCGACGCCGCCGGTGTCGACGAGGACGGGAACGAGGTGGTGCTGCACTCCGTCATCGGACAGAGCGGTCACGGCGTCGGCCCCGACGAGCCCCGGTCCATCCTCACCGAGCGCTACCAGGGCACCTTCGCCGAGCAGGTCGCCGTGCCGGCGTGGAACGTGCTGCCGAAGCCCAAGGAGCTCAGCTTCGAACAGGCCGCGTGCCTGCCGACCGCCTGGCTCACCGCCTACCGGATGCTGTTCACCAACGCCGGGGTCCGTCCCGGTGATTCGGTCCTCGTCCAGGGTGCGGGCGGCGGCGTGGCCACCGCCGCGATCGTGCTCGGCAAGGCCGCCGGCCTGCGGATGTTCGCCACCAGCCGCGACGAGGCCAAGCGCAAGCGCGCCGTCGAGCTGGGCGCTCAGGAGGCGTACGAGCCGGGGGCACGGCTGCCGCGGCGGGTGGACGCCGTCATCGAGACGGTCGGGGCCGCGACCTGGTCGCACTCGGTCAAGTCGCTGCGCCCGGGCGGGACTCTGGTCATCTCCGGCGCGACCAGCGGTGACCGTCCGTCGCACGCCGAGCTGACCCGGATCTTCTTCCTCGAACTGAAGGTCGTCGGCTCGACGATGGGCTCGAAGGACGAACTGGAGGACCTGCTCTCGTTCTGCGCCGCCACGGGTGTGCGGCCGGTGATCGACGAGGTGCTGCCGCTGGACCGGGCCAGGGAGGGCTTCGAGAAGATCGCGTCCGGCGATCTGTTCGGAAAGATTGTCCTGACGAACTGTTGA
- a CDS encoding cellulase family glycosylhydrolase, with the protein MHRRLLVVLFCAVLLLGPAPVRAHGDAVAGAPDGIPRLTDDRGRVLTLRGWNVEDKTHRGEAALSAITERHFRDLRANGFNFARLLVFWDDLEPEPGRYSERYLRRIERVLDWAAEYRIHVLIDAHQDVFGPAFGHRGIPEWATRTDGLLFTPHPDDWFAEYFEPAVQRAFTHLYEDRDLRLAQARMWRVLAGRFEHHPAVIGYDLINEPMGEIRDGEDLPTAARRIEAEQLTPMYNRLADAVRSVDRDTWLFVEPTPIVGEGVPTGLGRIEDPRTVYAPHFYNTAMEAGADYDPAAGWIEAYERAVTQYPARHRMPVVVGEWGPLNNALPNMGRFYREALASLNRYSSGWAGYVWCYGGGYCAVGADGRFRTNKEQTAAPYAPAVAGRVTAEGYDDGSGTYRLEYRSSRGVSEISVPPGAGGWRIEVSGRAHPQVRTVPAGRTATVRVHARPGEHVTVRVGPRCAACQLRLTEAECVNVG; encoded by the coding sequence ATGCACCGCCGTCTGCTCGTCGTCCTCTTCTGCGCCGTCCTGCTGCTTGGCCCCGCACCCGTGCGGGCGCACGGCGACGCGGTCGCCGGCGCACCGGACGGCATTCCCCGGCTGACCGACGACCGGGGCCGCGTCCTGACCCTGCGCGGCTGGAACGTCGAGGACAAGACCCACCGCGGCGAGGCCGCCCTCTCCGCCATCACCGAGCGGCACTTCCGCGACCTGCGCGCGAACGGCTTCAACTTCGCCCGGCTGCTCGTTTTCTGGGACGACCTGGAGCCGGAGCCCGGCCGGTACAGCGAGCGGTACCTGCGCAGGATCGAACGGGTGCTGGACTGGGCGGCCGAGTACCGGATCCATGTGCTCATCGATGCCCACCAGGACGTCTTCGGGCCCGCCTTCGGACACCGGGGCATCCCCGAGTGGGCGACCCGGACCGACGGGCTGTTGTTCACCCCGCACCCCGACGACTGGTTCGCCGAGTACTTCGAGCCGGCCGTGCAGCGCGCGTTCACCCATCTCTACGAGGACCGGGACCTGCGGCTCGCCCAGGCGCGGATGTGGCGGGTGCTGGCCGGCCGCTTCGAGCACCACCCCGCCGTCATCGGCTACGACCTGATCAACGAACCCATGGGGGAGATCCGGGACGGCGAGGACCTTCCGACGGCCGCCCGGCGCATCGAGGCCGAGCAGCTCACGCCGATGTACAACCGGCTCGCGGACGCGGTCCGTTCGGTGGACCGGGACACCTGGCTGTTCGTCGAGCCGACGCCGATCGTCGGTGAGGGGGTGCCGACCGGCCTGGGACGGATCGAGGACCCGAGGACCGTCTACGCCCCGCACTTCTACAACACCGCCATGGAGGCGGGCGCCGACTACGATCCCGCCGCGGGCTGGATCGAGGCGTACGAGCGTGCCGTGACCCAGTACCCGGCGCGGCACCGGATGCCGGTCGTGGTGGGCGAGTGGGGCCCACTGAACAACGCGCTGCCGAACATGGGCCGTTTCTACCGTGAGGCACTCGCCTCCCTGAACCGCTACAGCTCCGGCTGGGCCGGCTACGTCTGGTGCTACGGCGGTGGGTACTGCGCGGTCGGCGCGGACGGCCGCTTCCGTACCAACAAGGAGCAGACCGCGGCCCCGTACGCACCGGCCGTGGCGGGCCGGGTGACGGCCGAGGGGTACGACGACGGAAGCGGCACGTACCGGCTGGAGTACCGCTCCTCGCGCGGGGTCAGCGAGATCTCCGTGCCGCCGGGCGCCGGCGGCTGGCGGATCGAGGTGTCCGGCCGTGCCCACCCGCAGGTCCGCACCGTCCCGGCCGGCCGCACGGCCACGGTCCGCGTCCACGCCCGCCCGGGCGAGCACGTCACGGTCCGGGTGGGCCCCCGGTGCGCCGCTTGTCAATTAAGGTTGACAGAGGCAGAGTGTGTCAATGTAGGTTGA
- a CDS encoding helix-turn-helix domain-containing protein — MTEATDLAERAGDRDPRVGLRAVAALRRLLEQLEAVQVRSARNQGWSWQEIAAELGVSRQAVHKKHGRL, encoded by the coding sequence ATGACGGAAGCAACGGATCTCGCCGAGCGTGCGGGCGACCGCGACCCGCGCGTCGGGCTGCGAGCGGTCGCCGCACTGCGCCGGCTGCTGGAACAACTCGAAGCCGTACAGGTCAGAAGCGCCCGCAACCAGGGCTGGTCGTGGCAGGAGATCGCGGCGGAACTCGGCGTCAGCCGCCAGGCGGTCCACAAGAAGCACGGGAGGCTGTGA
- a CDS encoding Clp protease N-terminal domain-containing protein translates to MFERFTDDARAVVTGATACAQRADASTVTSEHLLLALLDLEGARTGFAFRALGITDRRASLEAALAEARRRGGMSKADEEALAGLGIDVGEIVARVEETHGAGALAGDRKGRRWWSGHRSFTREAKQTLEKSLRIALGRRDRSIGAEHILLALTAVPGVVSEVLADHGATYAALERAMFGQADGGTAKAG, encoded by the coding sequence ATGTTCGAACGGTTCACCGACGACGCCCGCGCGGTGGTGACCGGCGCCACGGCCTGTGCGCAACGGGCCGACGCGTCCACCGTCACCAGCGAGCATCTGCTGCTCGCCCTGCTGGATCTGGAGGGAGCGCGGACCGGGTTCGCCTTCCGGGCCCTCGGGATCACGGACCGGCGGGCGTCGCTGGAGGCCGCCCTCGCCGAGGCGCGGCGGCGCGGCGGCATGTCCAAGGCCGACGAGGAGGCCCTCGCCGGTCTGGGGATCGACGTGGGGGAGATCGTCGCCAGGGTCGAGGAGACCCACGGAGCCGGTGCTCTGGCGGGCGACCGCAAGGGCCGCCGCTGGTGGTCGGGCCACCGGTCGTTCACCCGCGAGGCGAAGCAGACGCTGGAGAAGTCGCTGCGGATCGCGCTGGGAAGACGCGACAGGTCCATCGGCGCGGAGCACATCCTGCTGGCGCTGACCGCCGTGCCCGGCGTCGTCTCCGAGGTCCTGGCCGACCACGGCGCGACCTACGCGGCGCTGGAGCGGGCCATGTTCGGCCAGGCGGACGGCGGTACGGCGAAGGCCGGCTGA